From the genome of Nicotiana sylvestris chromosome 2, ASM39365v2, whole genome shotgun sequence, one region includes:
- the LOC104234703 gene encoding U-box domain-containing protein 5 isoform X1: MGSDAALVGQIPSPRDIKVHHHMCMELIKFVNRVSMLLPAIEEARPRCNSGIQVLCQLNRALDKAKDILQHCSESSKLYLALTGDVTLSRCKKSRNLLEQSLSQMQNMVPVMLAAEISQLVADLRAGIFRLDPSEEEARKVLRELLQQYTSTTHSGDKYVVEAIQIAMQKLHITSPKNLLIEKRSIKKQLEKVVEGDPAKRRILLLFLNLLNKNGKSIVAEQTENESLQHEDSISFGNQYEVESRLRFHHDDAQRDIFNSSLIPDEFKCPLSLRLMYDPVVIASGQTYERFWIEKWFAQGNDTCPKTKRKLVHLSLTPNNSMKDLISKWTAAHGVSVVDPSVQAAVGHSWESSSTSIASLSCSMIDLSLPIDFSNLSMGSSDAGSASHFLHAKMPNDFNVVSRESSGNFHKVQSGGSINEMELDRLNSLSWESQCTLVGNIKNMLKHNNRACDWMPSEKFIQNLFRFLKDAYKSHDLDAQLLGCQSLLAVLDKCGSSIPYLSDDAFALLTSLLGSEVSKEALSVFEVLSRHQHCQHKIAVSGALTTFLEILDAHGRELQESAIKILCNMSGSSKIGSLIAPSELFPKLVPFLEDMSLARDCVIILQNLCINEDARIAIAETDGCIGSVVKVLERDSRKDQEHAVSFLLSLCSQKVQYCQLVMNEGVIPELVNVSVNGNNKAKAMALELLRVLRGEVSDIAESFESDVHIPNIIDSTQQKSCSKSRGLFGKLFSKRTSAATKRIK, encoded by the exons GTGCATCATCATATGTGCATGGaactaattaaatttgtaaatagagTTTCAATGTTACTTCCAGCAATTGAAGAAGCCCGACCTCGATGCAACTCAGGAATACAGGTACTTTGCCAGTTAAACAGAGCACTTGACAAAGCCAAGGACATTCTTCAACATTGCAGTGAATCCAGTAAACTATACTTG GCATTAACGGGAGATGTTACACTTTCAAGATGTAAGAAATCAAGAAACTTGCTTGAGCAAAGCTTAAGCCAGATGCAGAATATGGTTCCTGTAATGCTGGCTGCAGAG ATATCGCAACTGGTTGCTGACCTGAGGGCTGGGATATTCAGGTTGGACCCATCCGAAGAGGAGGCAAGAAAGGTTTTGAGGGAATTACTTCAGCAGTATACATCTACAACACATTCAGGGGACAAATATGTTGTTGAGGCTATTCAAATTGCTATGCAGAAGCTGCATATTACATCTCCAAAGAATCTTTTGATAGAGAAACGATCAATAAAAAAGCAGCTGGAGAAAGTTGTGGAGGGTGATCCAGCAAAGAGGAGAATCTTATTGCTCTTTCTGAATCTTCtcaataaaaatggaaaatcaatTGTGGCAGAGCAAACAGAGAACGAATCTCTGCAGCATGAAGACTCCATCTCATTTGGAAATCAATATGAAGTGGAATCTCGTCTGAGATTTCATCATGATGATGCTCAAAGGGATATCTTCAATTCCTCTCTAATTCCAGACGAGTTCAAATGTCCTTTATCTTTGAGACTAATGTATGATCCTGTTGTCATTGCTTCTGGACAAACATATGAAAGATTTTGGATTGAGAAATGGTTTGCGCAAGGTAATGATACATGTCCAAAAACGAAAAGGAAATTGGTCCACTTGTCGTTAACCCCAAATAACTCGATGAAGGACCTAATATCAAAATGGACTGCAGCACATGGGGTCAGCGTTGTTGACCCCAGCGTACAAGCAGCAGTAGGTCACTCATGGGaatcatcttccacttcaattgCTAGCTTGAGCTGCTCAATGATAGATCTATCTCTACCTATAGACTTCAGCAATTTATCAATGGGATCGTCTGATGCTGGTTCTGCATCACACTTTTTGCATGCTAAGATGCCAAATGATTTCAATGTGGTGTCACGGGAAAGCAGTGGCAATTTTCACAAAGTTCAATCTGGTGGAAGCATCAATGAAATGGAACTGGATCGGCTCAATTCGCTTTCTTGGGAGTCTCAATGCACCTTGGTTGGAAATATAAAAAACATGTTGAAACATAACAATCGAGCTTGCGATTGGATGCCATCTGAGAAATTTATTCAAAATCTTTTTAGATTCTTAAAAGATGCATATAAATCTCATGATCTGGATGCTCAATTATTGGGATGCCAGTCATTATTAGCAGTTCTAGATAAATGCGG AAGCAGTATACCTTACTTGAGCGACGATGCATTTGCGCTTTTGACATCATTGCTTGGTTCAGAGGTTTCTAAAGAAGCTCTTTCCGTATTCGAGGTGCTGTCCCGCCACCAACATTGTCAGCATAAAATTGCGGTGTCTGGTGCACTCACTACTTTCCTTGAAATTCTTGATGCACACGGTAGGGAATTGCAGGAATCAGCCATCAAAATATTATGTAACATGTCAGGAAGTAGCAAAATCGGTTCCTTGATTGCACCTTCGGAGTTGTTTCCTAAGCTGGTCCCTTTTCTTGAGGATATGAGTCTTGCAAGAGATTGTGTTATTATTTTGCAAAATTTGTGCATCAATGAAGATGCTAGAATTGCTATAGCTGAAACTGATGGATGCATTGGCTCAGTTGTGAAAGTGCTCGAACGTGACAGTCGCAAGGACCAGGAGCATGCAGTGagttttcttctttctttatgCTCTCAAAAGGTTCAATATTGTCAACTGGTGATGAATGAAGGAGTGATCCCTGAACTTGTGAATGTATCTGTTAATGGAAACAACAAAGCAAAGGCAATGGCTTTGGAGTTGCTGAGAGTGTTGAGGGGTGAAGTTAGTGATATTGCAGAGTCTTTTGAATcagatgttcacattcctaatatCATTGACTCTACTCAGCAGAAATCTTGTTCCAAATCAAGAGGACTTTTTGGGAAATTATTCTCAAAGCGTACTTCTGCTGCTACCAAAAGGATAAAATAG
- the LOC104234703 gene encoding U-box domain-containing protein 5 isoform X2 — MGSDAALVGQIPSPRDIKVHHHMCMELIKFVNRVSMLLPAIEEARPRCNSGIQALTGDVTLSRCKKSRNLLEQSLSQMQNMVPVMLAAEISQLVADLRAGIFRLDPSEEEARKVLRELLQQYTSTTHSGDKYVVEAIQIAMQKLHITSPKNLLIEKRSIKKQLEKVVEGDPAKRRILLLFLNLLNKNGKSIVAEQTENESLQHEDSISFGNQYEVESRLRFHHDDAQRDIFNSSLIPDEFKCPLSLRLMYDPVVIASGQTYERFWIEKWFAQGNDTCPKTKRKLVHLSLTPNNSMKDLISKWTAAHGVSVVDPSVQAAVGHSWESSSTSIASLSCSMIDLSLPIDFSNLSMGSSDAGSASHFLHAKMPNDFNVVSRESSGNFHKVQSGGSINEMELDRLNSLSWESQCTLVGNIKNMLKHNNRACDWMPSEKFIQNLFRFLKDAYKSHDLDAQLLGCQSLLAVLDKCGSSIPYLSDDAFALLTSLLGSEVSKEALSVFEVLSRHQHCQHKIAVSGALTTFLEILDAHGRELQESAIKILCNMSGSSKIGSLIAPSELFPKLVPFLEDMSLARDCVIILQNLCINEDARIAIAETDGCIGSVVKVLERDSRKDQEHAVSFLLSLCSQKVQYCQLVMNEGVIPELVNVSVNGNNKAKAMALELLRVLRGEVSDIAESFESDVHIPNIIDSTQQKSCSKSRGLFGKLFSKRTSAATKRIK, encoded by the exons GTGCATCATCATATGTGCATGGaactaattaaatttgtaaatagagTTTCAATGTTACTTCCAGCAATTGAAGAAGCCCGACCTCGATGCAACTCAGGAATACAG GCATTAACGGGAGATGTTACACTTTCAAGATGTAAGAAATCAAGAAACTTGCTTGAGCAAAGCTTAAGCCAGATGCAGAATATGGTTCCTGTAATGCTGGCTGCAGAG ATATCGCAACTGGTTGCTGACCTGAGGGCTGGGATATTCAGGTTGGACCCATCCGAAGAGGAGGCAAGAAAGGTTTTGAGGGAATTACTTCAGCAGTATACATCTACAACACATTCAGGGGACAAATATGTTGTTGAGGCTATTCAAATTGCTATGCAGAAGCTGCATATTACATCTCCAAAGAATCTTTTGATAGAGAAACGATCAATAAAAAAGCAGCTGGAGAAAGTTGTGGAGGGTGATCCAGCAAAGAGGAGAATCTTATTGCTCTTTCTGAATCTTCtcaataaaaatggaaaatcaatTGTGGCAGAGCAAACAGAGAACGAATCTCTGCAGCATGAAGACTCCATCTCATTTGGAAATCAATATGAAGTGGAATCTCGTCTGAGATTTCATCATGATGATGCTCAAAGGGATATCTTCAATTCCTCTCTAATTCCAGACGAGTTCAAATGTCCTTTATCTTTGAGACTAATGTATGATCCTGTTGTCATTGCTTCTGGACAAACATATGAAAGATTTTGGATTGAGAAATGGTTTGCGCAAGGTAATGATACATGTCCAAAAACGAAAAGGAAATTGGTCCACTTGTCGTTAACCCCAAATAACTCGATGAAGGACCTAATATCAAAATGGACTGCAGCACATGGGGTCAGCGTTGTTGACCCCAGCGTACAAGCAGCAGTAGGTCACTCATGGGaatcatcttccacttcaattgCTAGCTTGAGCTGCTCAATGATAGATCTATCTCTACCTATAGACTTCAGCAATTTATCAATGGGATCGTCTGATGCTGGTTCTGCATCACACTTTTTGCATGCTAAGATGCCAAATGATTTCAATGTGGTGTCACGGGAAAGCAGTGGCAATTTTCACAAAGTTCAATCTGGTGGAAGCATCAATGAAATGGAACTGGATCGGCTCAATTCGCTTTCTTGGGAGTCTCAATGCACCTTGGTTGGAAATATAAAAAACATGTTGAAACATAACAATCGAGCTTGCGATTGGATGCCATCTGAGAAATTTATTCAAAATCTTTTTAGATTCTTAAAAGATGCATATAAATCTCATGATCTGGATGCTCAATTATTGGGATGCCAGTCATTATTAGCAGTTCTAGATAAATGCGG AAGCAGTATACCTTACTTGAGCGACGATGCATTTGCGCTTTTGACATCATTGCTTGGTTCAGAGGTTTCTAAAGAAGCTCTTTCCGTATTCGAGGTGCTGTCCCGCCACCAACATTGTCAGCATAAAATTGCGGTGTCTGGTGCACTCACTACTTTCCTTGAAATTCTTGATGCACACGGTAGGGAATTGCAGGAATCAGCCATCAAAATATTATGTAACATGTCAGGAAGTAGCAAAATCGGTTCCTTGATTGCACCTTCGGAGTTGTTTCCTAAGCTGGTCCCTTTTCTTGAGGATATGAGTCTTGCAAGAGATTGTGTTATTATTTTGCAAAATTTGTGCATCAATGAAGATGCTAGAATTGCTATAGCTGAAACTGATGGATGCATTGGCTCAGTTGTGAAAGTGCTCGAACGTGACAGTCGCAAGGACCAGGAGCATGCAGTGagttttcttctttctttatgCTCTCAAAAGGTTCAATATTGTCAACTGGTGATGAATGAAGGAGTGATCCCTGAACTTGTGAATGTATCTGTTAATGGAAACAACAAAGCAAAGGCAATGGCTTTGGAGTTGCTGAGAGTGTTGAGGGGTGAAGTTAGTGATATTGCAGAGTCTTTTGAATcagatgttcacattcctaatatCATTGACTCTACTCAGCAGAAATCTTGTTCCAAATCAAGAGGACTTTTTGGGAAATTATTCTCAAAGCGTACTTCTGCTGCTACCAAAAGGATAAAATAG
- the LOC104234703 gene encoding U-box domain-containing protein 5 isoform X3 — protein sequence MQNMVPVMLAAEISQLVADLRAGIFRLDPSEEEARKVLRELLQQYTSTTHSGDKYVVEAIQIAMQKLHITSPKNLLIEKRSIKKQLEKVVEGDPAKRRILLLFLNLLNKNGKSIVAEQTENESLQHEDSISFGNQYEVESRLRFHHDDAQRDIFNSSLIPDEFKCPLSLRLMYDPVVIASGQTYERFWIEKWFAQGNDTCPKTKRKLVHLSLTPNNSMKDLISKWTAAHGVSVVDPSVQAAVGHSWESSSTSIASLSCSMIDLSLPIDFSNLSMGSSDAGSASHFLHAKMPNDFNVVSRESSGNFHKVQSGGSINEMELDRLNSLSWESQCTLVGNIKNMLKHNNRACDWMPSEKFIQNLFRFLKDAYKSHDLDAQLLGCQSLLAVLDKCGSSIPYLSDDAFALLTSLLGSEVSKEALSVFEVLSRHQHCQHKIAVSGALTTFLEILDAHGRELQESAIKILCNMSGSSKIGSLIAPSELFPKLVPFLEDMSLARDCVIILQNLCINEDARIAIAETDGCIGSVVKVLERDSRKDQEHAVSFLLSLCSQKVQYCQLVMNEGVIPELVNVSVNGNNKAKAMALELLRVLRGEVSDIAESFESDVHIPNIIDSTQQKSCSKSRGLFGKLFSKRTSAATKRIK from the exons ATGCAGAATATGGTTCCTGTAATGCTGGCTGCAGAG ATATCGCAACTGGTTGCTGACCTGAGGGCTGGGATATTCAGGTTGGACCCATCCGAAGAGGAGGCAAGAAAGGTTTTGAGGGAATTACTTCAGCAGTATACATCTACAACACATTCAGGGGACAAATATGTTGTTGAGGCTATTCAAATTGCTATGCAGAAGCTGCATATTACATCTCCAAAGAATCTTTTGATAGAGAAACGATCAATAAAAAAGCAGCTGGAGAAAGTTGTGGAGGGTGATCCAGCAAAGAGGAGAATCTTATTGCTCTTTCTGAATCTTCtcaataaaaatggaaaatcaatTGTGGCAGAGCAAACAGAGAACGAATCTCTGCAGCATGAAGACTCCATCTCATTTGGAAATCAATATGAAGTGGAATCTCGTCTGAGATTTCATCATGATGATGCTCAAAGGGATATCTTCAATTCCTCTCTAATTCCAGACGAGTTCAAATGTCCTTTATCTTTGAGACTAATGTATGATCCTGTTGTCATTGCTTCTGGACAAACATATGAAAGATTTTGGATTGAGAAATGGTTTGCGCAAGGTAATGATACATGTCCAAAAACGAAAAGGAAATTGGTCCACTTGTCGTTAACCCCAAATAACTCGATGAAGGACCTAATATCAAAATGGACTGCAGCACATGGGGTCAGCGTTGTTGACCCCAGCGTACAAGCAGCAGTAGGTCACTCATGGGaatcatcttccacttcaattgCTAGCTTGAGCTGCTCAATGATAGATCTATCTCTACCTATAGACTTCAGCAATTTATCAATGGGATCGTCTGATGCTGGTTCTGCATCACACTTTTTGCATGCTAAGATGCCAAATGATTTCAATGTGGTGTCACGGGAAAGCAGTGGCAATTTTCACAAAGTTCAATCTGGTGGAAGCATCAATGAAATGGAACTGGATCGGCTCAATTCGCTTTCTTGGGAGTCTCAATGCACCTTGGTTGGAAATATAAAAAACATGTTGAAACATAACAATCGAGCTTGCGATTGGATGCCATCTGAGAAATTTATTCAAAATCTTTTTAGATTCTTAAAAGATGCATATAAATCTCATGATCTGGATGCTCAATTATTGGGATGCCAGTCATTATTAGCAGTTCTAGATAAATGCGG AAGCAGTATACCTTACTTGAGCGACGATGCATTTGCGCTTTTGACATCATTGCTTGGTTCAGAGGTTTCTAAAGAAGCTCTTTCCGTATTCGAGGTGCTGTCCCGCCACCAACATTGTCAGCATAAAATTGCGGTGTCTGGTGCACTCACTACTTTCCTTGAAATTCTTGATGCACACGGTAGGGAATTGCAGGAATCAGCCATCAAAATATTATGTAACATGTCAGGAAGTAGCAAAATCGGTTCCTTGATTGCACCTTCGGAGTTGTTTCCTAAGCTGGTCCCTTTTCTTGAGGATATGAGTCTTGCAAGAGATTGTGTTATTATTTTGCAAAATTTGTGCATCAATGAAGATGCTAGAATTGCTATAGCTGAAACTGATGGATGCATTGGCTCAGTTGTGAAAGTGCTCGAACGTGACAGTCGCAAGGACCAGGAGCATGCAGTGagttttcttctttctttatgCTCTCAAAAGGTTCAATATTGTCAACTGGTGATGAATGAAGGAGTGATCCCTGAACTTGTGAATGTATCTGTTAATGGAAACAACAAAGCAAAGGCAATGGCTTTGGAGTTGCTGAGAGTGTTGAGGGGTGAAGTTAGTGATATTGCAGAGTCTTTTGAATcagatgttcacattcctaatatCATTGACTCTACTCAGCAGAAATCTTGTTCCAAATCAAGAGGACTTTTTGGGAAATTATTCTCAAAGCGTACTTCTGCTGCTACCAAAAGGATAAAATAG